A region from the Aegilops tauschii subsp. strangulata cultivar AL8/78 chromosome 5, Aet v6.0, whole genome shotgun sequence genome encodes:
- the LOC109754999 gene encoding uncharacterized protein has product MALVEVELPPLAFDEDWQPAPDSCLVIRAPGMDTVKVPLATEHATLDDVSIWEWSGSAYDEGAEAAEWLFAYFGKPSRLVRFKEESEIRPTNPEYAQGYKITFTDCFPFLISSQGSLDALNELLKEPVPINRFRPNILVDGCHPYAEDLWKTIKINKLTFDGVKLCDRCKG; this is encoded by the exons ATGGCGCTGGTGGAGGTGGAGTTGCCGCCGCTGGCCTTCGACGAGGACTGGCAGCCCGCCCCAGACTCCTGCTTGG TTATAAGAGCACCCGGGATGGACACAGTGAAGGTCCCTCTTGCTACGGAACACGCCACGCTTGACGACGTCTCCATCTGGGAGTGGTCTGGTTCTGCTTATGATGAAGGAGCTGAAGCAGCTGAATGGCTCTTCGCCTATTTCGGGAAGCCAAGTCGGCTCGTGCGGTTTAAAGAAG AGTCCGAAATCAGGCCGACTAATCCTGAGTATGCTCAAGGCTACAAGATCACCTTCACGGATTGCTTCCCGTTCCTGATATCATCCCAG GGCTCACTGGATGCACTAAATGAGCTTCTTAAAGAACCTGTACCAATCAATCGCTTCAGACCAAA TATTTTAGTGGATGGATGCCACCCGTACGCAGAGGATCTGTGGAAAACCATAAAGATAAACAAGCTAACATTTGATGGTGTGAAGTTATGCGACCGTTGCAAG GGATaa